One window of the Rhipicephalus sanguineus isolate Rsan-2018 chromosome 2, BIME_Rsan_1.4, whole genome shotgun sequence genome contains the following:
- the LOC119381240 gene encoding P2X purinoceptor 7 translates to MDSALRARLEKFVREMDPYGDTPCRRTAEGDDDPSPPPSPNRGDDMRCSNAEENVCCREIDEVVAKGNDDCITTHVDFPSVCLNPAVLEAAYYAFDELGVPIEGEIHKKYRFVAYRLFTKWIWRRLGRHNRVVLPACTVERIRREFPSASYVGFRHPPLED, encoded by the exons ATGGATTCCGCTCTGCGTGCGCGCCTTGAAAAGTTCGTGCGGGAGATGGACCCCTACGGTGACACGCCGTGTCGACGCACAGCCGAGGGTGACGATGACCCGTCACCGCCACCTTCACCGAACCGCGGCGATGACATGCGCTG CTCAAACGCCGAGGAAAACGTCTGCTGCCGCGAAATTGATGAAGTCGTTGCCAAAGGCAACGACGATTGCATTACAACACACGTCGACTTCCCCAGTGTCTGCCTCAACCCTGCGGTCCTCGAGGCGGCGTATTACGCTTTCGATGAGCTTGGCGTGCCGATAGAGGGAGAGATCCACAA GAAATACCGCTTCGTCGCCTACAGACTTTTTACCAAGTGGATATGGCGAAGACTTGGGCGACACAACAGGGTCGTCCTTCCTGCTTGCACCGTGGAGCGCATACGGCGTGAATTCCCGTCGGCATCCTACGTCGGATTCCGGCACCCTCCCCTGGAGGACTGA